The sequence below is a genomic window from Sneathiella sp. P13V-1.
CAAAAGCGGTCGCGGCTCAGCCGAGGGGCGGCTTGGCTTAATCCGCACAACAACGACGTTTTCACCATCCTCTGTTGTCAGTTCACTGTAGCTCGCTCCGGCTGGAAGATTAGAGCTGCCGCCCGCAAGACCAGAAGGAAAAATCAGCCACGTCTGAAGGAAATATGCTGTGCCAACAATGCCTGCGTATAATGCTATTAGAATGAATGTCAGTTTCAGAAACCACATACCAAACATTATCAACCAATTCCGGTCCCAAAGAAAGGCTCACGTCGCCTTTAGGTTCTGCCGTCAAGTATGAGAGAGGATTTCGATATTAAGACTAAGTCAATTTCACACGTTTGAGCCAAGACGATTAAGTGCTCTCTACTTCCCTTTAAAATTAGCGGCGCGTTTTTCTTGGAATGCTTTTACGCCTTCCAGGAAATCTTCTGTGCGAAATGCTTGTCCCTGACATGCCGCTTCAAATCTTACGGCATCTGAGATAGAGCCATTTTGGGCATGCGCAATTTGTCGTTTAATCAAACCAAGCGCCGTTGTTGGGCCATTTGCCAATCGGTGTGCCAAAGCAAGAGATGTGGCCTCTAAGTCTTCATCTTCCACAACATCCCAGATCAAACCCCACTCTTTTGCAGTATCTGCGCTGATTTTATGATCCCCCAGCATAGCCATTGCTGTCGCCCGTGCTGGTCCAATTTTATGGGTAAGTGACCAGGACATTCCGCCATCCAGAACAGCCCCGATGCGAGAAAAGGCAGTCAACAGCTTTGCTGACCGACCCGCAATTGTAATATCCCCAGAAAGCGCCAGACCACACCCCGCTCCGGCGGCGGCACCGTTCACGGCAATAATAACAGGTACAGGCACTTCCCTGATGGCGGTGATCAGGCGATTAACACCAGCCATCATCTGACCTTCGACCTTTTCGCGTCTGTTCGCCAGTTTATCCCCTTGTAAATCCGCACCAGCACAAAACCCGCGCCCCGCCCCCGTAATCAATATTGCTCTAGCCGAGCTGTTTTCTGTCACGCCAACCACCGCTTCTGTTAAGCCGGATATCAACTCTTTAGACAGGGCATTCAATTGCTCAGGTCTATTCAAGGTCAGTTTCAGCAGGTTTGCCTCCTGCTCTACAATCAAATCACTCATTTGGTTTTCCTTATTATTCGTTTTCACCAACTGGATTTTTTTGGGAGAGCTTATTGTTTTTGCTCTAATA
It includes:
- a CDS encoding enoyl-CoA hydratase-related protein, which translates into the protein MSDLIVEQEANLLKLTLNRPEQLNALSKELISGLTEAVVGVTENSSARAILITGAGRGFCAGADLQGDKLANRREKVEGQMMAGVNRLITAIREVPVPVIIAVNGAAAGAGCGLALSGDITIAGRSAKLLTAFSRIGAVLDGGMSWSLTHKIGPARATAMAMLGDHKISADTAKEWGLIWDVVEDEDLEATSLALAHRLANGPTTALGLIKRQIAHAQNGSISDAVRFEAACQGQAFRTEDFLEGVKAFQEKRAANFKGK